One genomic window of Halorhabdus sp. CBA1104 includes the following:
- a CDS encoding phosphoribosylaminoimidazolesuccinocarboxamide synthase has translation MTSVKEFRIDEEPTATELGKGAFVFTDDYSVFDWGKMPDEIPAKGASLCTMGAYNFEQLDAAGIGTHYEGVLVDGELTDLQTAIDAGSQPREMAISLTQVPKLPHETDGYDYEAYHDTAGENYLVPLEIVFRNTVPVGSSLRERSAPPDHGLDTAEWPDEVVELPEPVVEFSTKYEEQDRYLPREEADRIAGQADIDALEAVAREVNEYLNRQAAEAGFAHEDGKIECLYYQGEIYVADVVGTFDENRFSYEGKEVSKEVIRQYHKRTQPAWVEAVSEAKATASERNRADWKALCERQPEPLEGHSIEVASNLYQAGTNAYVGQEVFDAPAIEDTLERVERL, from the coding sequence ATGACCAGCGTCAAGGAGTTCCGGATCGACGAGGAGCCGACCGCGACCGAGTTGGGCAAGGGGGCGTTTGTCTTCACTGACGACTACTCGGTGTTCGACTGGGGGAAGATGCCCGACGAGATCCCGGCCAAAGGGGCGTCGCTGTGTACGATGGGCGCGTACAACTTCGAACAACTGGATGCAGCCGGGATCGGAACCCACTACGAGGGTGTCCTCGTCGACGGGGAACTGACGGACCTACAGACGGCCATCGACGCGGGCAGCCAACCACGCGAGATGGCGATCAGTCTGACGCAAGTCCCGAAGCTACCACACGAGACAGACGGATACGACTACGAAGCCTATCACGACACGGCCGGTGAAAACTACCTCGTGCCCCTGGAGATCGTCTTTCGCAACACCGTCCCTGTCGGGTCGAGTCTACGCGAGCGCTCGGCCCCGCCAGACCACGGACTCGATACTGCGGAGTGGCCCGACGAGGTGGTCGAGTTGCCCGAGCCGGTCGTCGAATTCTCGACGAAGTACGAGGAACAGGACCGTTACCTCCCACGCGAGGAAGCCGACCGGATCGCCGGCCAAGCCGATATCGACGCCCTCGAAGCCGTCGCACGGGAGGTCAACGAGTACCTCAACCGGCAGGCCGCCGAGGCAGGTTTCGCTCACGAAGACGGCAAAATCGAATGTCTCTACTACCAGGGAGAGATTTACGTTGCCGACGTCGTAGGGACGTTCGACGAGAACCGCTTTTCTTACGAGGGCAAGGAGGTCAGCAAAGAAGTCATTCGGCAGTATCACAAGCGAACGCAGCCGGCGTGGGTCGAGGCCGTCAGCGAGGCAAAAGCGACGGCGAGTGAACGGAACCGTGCCGACTGGAAAGCACTGTGTGAACGCCAGCCCGAACCGCTCGAAGGTCACAGTATCGAGGTCGCGAGTAACCTCTATCAGGCAGGAACGAACGCGTATGTGGGCCAAGAGGTCTTCGACGCACCAGCTATCGAGGACACACTCGAGCGGGTCGAGCGGCTGTAA
- a CDS encoding PAS domain S-box protein, translating into MCPQDVHILYVPALTPDREIGTRLANIDRYDVHRKTRIQAALDAVATEDIDCIVTIDDGSDASTTLLRRLRSREGDTTPFVFLAADPDETIVREALNAGADRFHRVDAVVDDPTLLATAIDESVQPPRRDWHAAQQRWECERLFEHMNVGVASQRIITDDEHDPIDYEFVDVNGAGCDTLGIDSAQALPVSASALFEQDPPPLLDRYQTVLETGEPLSFETYLQSLESWYSSVAYSPDGTRIVTVFEDVTARRERQRELELFREMADQAQDAIFVTDAETGIIEDVNETACDRLGYERSELEGAGVWDISGYFSDRAAFRRHLRQQDGDPSSHIETVHERKDGTEIPVEIMASTVEMDEHTCRVAMARDITERKARERELRDEKERLEEFASVLSHDLRTPLEVATGRLELASETVESDHLSSAKRALTRIDEIIEDVLTLVRDGSTVDADAIETVSLASVARSCWQTVSTAEAALRVETDNRIDADPGRLRELFENLYRNAVEHGGDDVTVVVGDFEDGFYIADDGAGIPPTDREAVFEAGYSTRECGSGLGLSIVESIAQAHGWCVDITESERGGARFEFTGLEASID; encoded by the coding sequence ATGTGCCCCCAAGACGTTCACATTCTCTACGTTCCTGCCCTCACTCCCGATCGGGAGATCGGGACGCGACTTGCCAATATCGACCGATACGACGTACATAGGAAGACACGCATTCAGGCGGCGCTTGACGCCGTCGCGACCGAGGACATCGATTGCATCGTCACAATCGACGACGGGAGCGACGCCAGCACCACGCTGCTCCGCCGTCTCAGGTCGCGAGAGGGCGATACGACACCGTTCGTATTCCTCGCGGCAGATCCGGATGAAACGATAGTACGAGAAGCGTTAAACGCCGGTGCCGATCGATTTCATCGCGTCGACGCGGTTGTCGACGACCCGACGCTGTTGGCTACTGCGATCGACGAGAGTGTTCAGCCTCCGCGCCGAGACTGGCACGCCGCCCAGCAACGGTGGGAGTGTGAGCGGTTGTTCGAACACATGAACGTGGGGGTTGCCTCGCAACGAATCATCACCGATGACGAACACGACCCCATCGATTACGAGTTCGTCGACGTCAACGGAGCTGGCTGTGACACTCTCGGAATCGACTCGGCCCAGGCGTTGCCCGTCTCGGCGTCGGCGCTGTTCGAGCAGGACCCACCGCCGCTTCTCGACCGGTATCAGACTGTCCTCGAAACGGGCGAGCCACTCTCTTTCGAAACGTACCTCCAATCGCTGGAATCGTGGTACAGCAGTGTTGCATACTCGCCCGACGGCACTCGCATTGTGACGGTTTTCGAAGACGTGACGGCCAGACGGGAACGGCAACGCGAGCTAGAACTGTTCCGGGAGATGGCCGACCAGGCCCAGGACGCAATTTTCGTCACCGACGCGGAGACGGGGATCATCGAAGACGTCAACGAGACCGCGTGTGATCGCCTCGGATACGAACGCTCGGAACTAGAGGGTGCAGGCGTCTGGGACATCTCGGGTTACTTTTCGGACCGAGCGGCATTTCGACGCCATCTCCGCCAACAGGACGGTGACCCGTCGTCACACATCGAGACAGTCCACGAGCGCAAAGACGGGACCGAGATCCCCGTCGAGATAATGGCTTCGACCGTCGAGATGGACGAGCATACGTGTCGGGTCGCAATGGCCCGTGATATTACCGAACGCAAAGCGCGTGAACGGGAACTCAGAGACGAAAAAGAGCGCCTCGAAGAGTTTGCAAGTGTGTTGAGTCACGACCTCCGGACGCCTCTGGAAGTGGCGACGGGACGCCTCGAGTTGGCGAGTGAAACAGTCGAATCCGACCACTTGTCCTCGGCCAAGCGAGCGCTCACACGTATCGACGAGATCATCGAAGACGTCCTCACGCTTGTCCGGGACGGGAGCACGGTCGACGCCGACGCGATCGAGACCGTCTCGTTGGCGTCGGTCGCGCGCTCGTGCTGGCAGACAGTGAGCACGGCCGAGGCAGCCCTGCGAGTCGAAACGGACAACCGGATCGACGCTGACCCGGGGCGGCTCCGAGAACTGTTCGAGAATCTCTATCGCAACGCGGTCGAGCACGGCGGGGACGACGTGACTGTCGTGGTCGGTGACTTCGAGGATGGGTTTTACATCGCCGACGACGGCGCAGGGATTCCACCGACAGACCGGGAGGCCGTCTTCGAGGCAGGGTACTCGACCCGGGAGTGTGGCTCAGGGCTGGGCTTGAGTATCGTCGAGTCGATCGCCCAGGCCCACGGGTGGTGTGTCGACATCACCGAAAGCGAGCGTGGGGGCGCCCGATTCGAGTTCACTGGCCTGGAAGCGAGCATCGACTGA
- a CDS encoding ATP-binding protein gives MSNPERDVVEFVLTAAVYTDQDDLEPDDLPPEYRAVFWEDGTIERPVVATAEAAREATGVERPWAAVSELMFTDRDEFTGEIEFTDREMAHEWLEKRVDAAHVLENPTLAAAFEDSFEDVGREQARQQVRPARADRAWIDSLLQEYFAEEEEEEMLDLVEIRAPEEVDMTLDELVLTSDQEDEINKLVKAIEHREYLAKIGLREIGKLLFVGPPGTGKTSVARALAHDLDLPFVEVKLSMITSQYLGETAKNVEKTFEVAKRLSPCILFMDEFDFVAKTRASDEHAAIKRAVNTLLKSIDEVSLIQDDVLLIGATNHPDQLDAAAWRRFDEIVNFPKPDDKMRADILGVVTRDMEIVDFDPAALAEMTEGLTGSDLRLVLREAVLDALTEERTTLTQTDLEDAVANFEERDNLKNLDMIEGDHDALVAGGTPDTGDEHDHAEHADHAQD, from the coding sequence ATGAGCAATCCGGAGCGTGACGTCGTCGAATTCGTCCTGACAGCGGCCGTTTATACCGATCAGGATGACCTCGAACCCGACGATCTGCCACCCGAATATCGGGCGGTGTTCTGGGAGGATGGGACGATCGAGCGACCGGTCGTCGCGACCGCTGAAGCGGCACGGGAAGCGACGGGCGTCGAGCGACCCTGGGCGGCCGTCTCGGAACTGATGTTTACCGACCGCGACGAATTCACCGGGGAAATCGAGTTCACGGATCGGGAGATGGCCCACGAGTGGCTCGAAAAGCGCGTCGACGCCGCACACGTACTCGAGAACCCGACCCTCGCAGCGGCCTTCGAGGACAGTTTCGAAGACGTCGGCCGCGAGCAGGCTCGCCAGCAGGTCCGCCCCGCGCGGGCCGATCGGGCCTGGATCGACAGTCTGCTACAGGAGTACTTCGCCGAGGAAGAAGAAGAGGAGATGCTCGATCTCGTGGAGATCCGCGCCCCTGAGGAAGTCGACATGACTCTCGACGAACTCGTCCTCACGTCGGATCAAGAAGACGAGATCAACAAGCTCGTCAAGGCGATCGAACACCGCGAGTATCTCGCGAAGATCGGCCTCCGAGAGATCGGGAAACTCCTGTTCGTCGGTCCACCAGGCACGGGCAAGACGAGTGTCGCGCGCGCACTTGCCCACGACCTGGATCTGCCGTTCGTCGAGGTGAAACTGTCGATGATTACCTCTCAGTATCTCGGCGAGACTGCCAAAAACGTCGAGAAGACCTTCGAGGTGGCAAAGCGCCTCTCGCCGTGTATCCTGTTCATGGACGAGTTCGACTTCGTGGCCAAGACTCGGGCCAGCGACGAACACGCCGCCATCAAGCGCGCGGTGAACACGCTCTTGAAATCGATCGACGAGGTGAGTCTGATCCAGGACGACGTGCTGTTGATCGGCGCGACCAACCACCCGGATCAACTCGATGCCGCAGCCTGGCGACGCTTCGACGAGATCGTCAACTTCCCCAAACCGGACGACAAGATGCGTGCAGACATTCTGGGCGTCGTCACTCGCGACATGGAGATCGTCGACTTCGATCCCGCGGCCCTGGCGGAGATGACAGAAGGGCTGACTGGCAGCGACCTCCGACTCGTTCTCAGGGAAGCAGTCCTGGATGCACTGACCGAAGAGCGGACGACGCTCACTCAGACTGACCTCGAAGACGCCGTTGCCAACTTCGAGGAACGGGATAACCTCAAGAACCTCGATATGATCGAGGGAGACCACGACGCTCTGGTCGCCGGCGGGACTCCGGACACGGGTGACGAGCACGATCACGCCGAACACGCAGACCACGCCCAGGATTGA
- a CDS encoding Gfo/Idh/MocA family protein — MTIDIGIVGAGDRGHTHAGGYAAIDAASVVAVADVDREAATELAEAFDVPAVYESVRAMLADADLDAVSVCVHNNLHRPVVEAAAEAGVDAFCEKPLAGTYADAKAMVEAAEGARIEVGVQNDDLFSPETRAAKTLIEGDDLGDPYYARGVVSRRRGRPFVDGYGTPEFVSKESAGGGPVIDIGTYVLGQLLYLLGNARVQRVGGATFEHTDATYDAALVGENRDTYADRLASSGYDVEDVGLGWAHLADGSVLELRAAWHMFLPDRPSVVAGTQGGLQLDPFEFYTTTEDYEATVSIDLEEYETRQALLESESGYDFERDVGQFRHWIETIDGRAENPIDTAGLALNAMRIMDGIYLSAAAGRELTSEEIAQRSGSTAADL, encoded by the coding sequence ATGACGATCGATATCGGCATCGTTGGTGCTGGGGATCGCGGGCACACCCACGCAGGTGGGTACGCAGCAATCGACGCGGCCTCGGTCGTCGCCGTCGCAGACGTCGATCGAGAAGCAGCGACGGAACTCGCCGAGGCGTTCGACGTTCCGGCCGTCTACGAAAGTGTCCGAGCGATGCTTGCGGACGCGGATCTCGACGCGGTCAGCGTCTGTGTACACAACAACTTGCACCGGCCCGTGGTTGAAGCCGCAGCCGAGGCCGGCGTCGATGCCTTCTGTGAGAAACCCCTGGCTGGGACCTATGCCGATGCGAAAGCGATGGTTGAGGCTGCTGAGGGTGCGAGAATCGAAGTTGGCGTCCAAAACGATGACTTGTTCTCCCCGGAGACGCGGGCTGCAAAGACACTCATCGAGGGTGACGATCTCGGCGACCCGTACTACGCTCGTGGCGTCGTCTCCCGGCGGCGTGGGCGACCGTTCGTCGACGGGTACGGCACTCCGGAGTTCGTCTCGAAGGAATCTGCAGGCGGCGGACCAGTCATCGATATCGGGACCTACGTCCTGGGCCAGTTGCTCTATCTGCTCGGGAACGCCCGCGTCCAACGAGTCGGTGGCGCCACCTTCGAGCACACCGACGCTACCTACGACGCCGCCCTCGTCGGCGAGAACCGAGACACCTACGCCGACCGACTGGCGTCGTCGGGCTACGATGTCGAAGATGTGGGTCTCGGGTGGGCGCATCTGGCCGATGGCTCGGTACTCGAACTTCGGGCTGCCTGGCACATGTTCCTCCCCGATCGCCCGAGTGTCGTCGCCGGGACACAGGGCGGCCTCCAGCTCGACCCCTTCGAGTTCTACACGACGACCGAAGACTACGAGGCGACCGTTTCGATCGACCTCGAAGAGTACGAAACCCGCCAGGCACTCTTAGAGAGCGAGAGTGGCTACGACTTCGAGCGGGACGTCGGTCAGTTCCGCCACTGGATCGAGACGATCGACGGTCGGGCCGAAAATCCGATCGATACGGCCGGGCTGGCGCTGAACGCCATGCGGATCATGGACGGAATTTATCTGTCGGCAGCGGCCGGACGCGAACTGACCAGCGAAGAGATCGCCCAGCGCTCGGGCTCAACCGCCGCCGATCTGTGA